The following is a genomic window from Nicotiana tabacum cultivar K326 chromosome 3, ASM71507v2, whole genome shotgun sequence.
CTAACGGAACTGGACATAACACTTTTCTTCCTTGGCCTAATCCTAGGGCATCCACTAGCCCAGATGGGGTTGCAATTGGAGGAACCAAGATTCTAATTCTCTCAGGATTTTCACACATTTTCCCAATGAAATCTTGATCCAGGAGCTCAGCATCCTTGCCCAAAGCTGCAATTGTGAGGATTTCTCCATGTGGGGTTAATGGGAGTGCGGAGTTAATAGATAAAGCTTCTGAAAAAGCAGTGATTCCAGTTCTTGAAGTGAATGCAAGAGCTGAAAAATCTTCAAGAAGTGAGTAGGGTTCATTGCTGGTAAAATTGAGGTAGTGGTTAATAGAAGAGATGGTTTGTTGGGTAGATTCAACAATGAGAGTAGGACACCAAAGAGGAGTCCAGCCTTTGAGTTGTATGAGCTCAGAGAGTCTACCTGCGTAGTTTTGAGGAGTGGTGAAAGCAATGACACAGTTTCTTTTACTGTTTTCAGGGCTTGGAATTGGAAAAGGATATATCGGAGGATGCTGCATCTTTTTAGAACCACCACTATCATTCCCTTATCATTTTGGGAGTTTTATCTATATTGGAGTAGTTCGCCGGGAGTTAAAATTCCTGTATGGTATAGAAAAACATTGCGATAAGAtgtctctttctttttttcctatGAAAGGCGCGCGATGTGAAATTGTGATGACGATTGACGGGGATAAATAACGTCAATATTAGGAAAAGGATTTATTGTAAATTGTAAAAACCTAGTAATCCCATCAACCCGTGGTGTTGCCGTGTTGGTTGTACAAAATTTAGTAAGCGTTTAGGGCCCTTTTTGTACGAGGTATAAAAAGATAGTAATTAATTCTGAGattaatttatttcatgtttgttttagaTAAAATCGTGATATAACTAATCTCGAGATTGTAGCATTTTTTTATTCTTATGGGAATGTGGGATAATTAATCTTTCGGATAACTAATTTCGTGATAATTAATTGTGGGGGATAATTTATTTTTCAACCGAACAACCCCTTAAAGATTT
Proteins encoded in this region:
- the LOC107778553 gene encoding uncharacterized protein LOC107778553, which encodes MQHPPIYPFPIPSPENSKRNCVIAFTTPQNYAGRLSELIQLKGWTPLWCPTLIVESTQQTISSINHYLNFTSNEPYSLLEDFSALAFTSRTGITAFSEALSINSALPLTPHGEILTIAALGKDAELLDQDFIGKMCENPERIRILVPPIATPSGLVDALGLGQGRKVLCPVPLVIGLDEPPVVPKFLEDLAKKGWIPVRLDAYETRWAGAKCAVEVVTRSEEECGFDAIVFTSTGEVEGLLKSLKEFGLDWEMVRRRCPRMVVAAHGPVTAAGAESLGVGIDVVSSNFGSFDGIVDALSHKWKSLENQES